The following are encoded in a window of Sphaerisporangium siamense genomic DNA:
- a CDS encoding transcriptional regulator encodes MTLATFAAVFAALYAAHSFGDHWVQTHAQACIKGTPGRTGRLACARHVATLTATKAAFLLALELATGARLHPAAVLAGLAVDAASHYWADRRTTLAALAERIGKGDFYRLGAPRPGRDDAPHLGTGAYALDQSWHIGWLFITALIIAA; translated from the coding sequence ATGACCCTCGCGACTTTCGCCGCTGTGTTCGCCGCCCTCTACGCCGCGCACAGCTTCGGCGACCACTGGGTGCAGACCCACGCGCAGGCGTGCATCAAGGGCACCCCCGGCCGAACGGGGCGCCTGGCCTGCGCCCGCCACGTCGCCACGCTCACCGCCACCAAGGCCGCGTTCCTGCTCGCCCTGGAGCTGGCCACCGGGGCCCGGCTCCACCCCGCCGCCGTGCTGGCCGGCCTGGCGGTGGACGCGGCCTCGCACTACTGGGCCGACCGCCGCACCACCCTGGCCGCCCTCGCCGAGCGCATCGGCAAGGGCGACTTCTACCGGCTCGGCGCACCCCGCCCCGGCCGCGACGACGCCCCACACCTGGGCACCGGCGCCTACGCCCTCGACCAGTCCTGGCATATCGGCTGGCTGTTCATCACCGCCCTCATCATCGCCGCCTGA